The following proteins come from a genomic window of Candidatus Obscuribacter sp.:
- a CDS encoding MBOAT family protein, translating into MLFNSLSYAFFLPLVFALFWLAKDKWRVWILLIASYVFYMSWKPAFILLIIALTLANYYLGFAIHKSQLHKKAWLTLAIVLNLATLAFFKYAYFFNSTLSALLRTVGQPPTSLPFDIILPLGISFFAFEFIHYVVDIYRGHQPIKSLPAFALFASFFPTQIAGPIKRFQDFIPQFLAPAKLTVKSFDNGISLILLGLFKKVLIADNLSFFVQGGFSKPEIFSGLDLWVFAYAFAFQIYFDFSGYTDVARGSAMLFGYKVPVNFNLPYIATNISDFWHRWHISLSTWLRDYLFIPLGGSRGGKLLNYRNLLITMTLGGLWHGAAMHFLVWGVYHGVLLVLHKILQPIKAAVPLLKSAIDSLPGKVFSWLLTFHLICIGWVFFRAESNSLALTMLQRMLTLSPVYDNGSLTNAILPTITFPLIYPCILLILPVLLAGHLLCGYIAKHNLLERTPTFARAGFILLTLFCVIVFSPDKSPRFIYFQF; encoded by the coding sequence ATGCTCTTCAATTCACTTAGCTATGCATTTTTTCTGCCGCTGGTCTTTGCCCTTTTTTGGCTAGCCAAGGACAAGTGGCGTGTATGGATTTTACTGATTGCCAGCTATGTCTTTTACATGAGCTGGAAGCCAGCCTTTATCCTGCTCATCATTGCCCTGACACTGGCTAACTATTATTTGGGCTTTGCTATACACAAATCTCAGCTGCACAAAAAAGCCTGGCTCACACTAGCCATTGTGCTCAATCTGGCCACACTTGCGTTTTTTAAATACGCTTATTTTTTCAACTCAACACTCTCAGCTCTTTTGCGCACAGTAGGACAGCCTCCCACCAGCCTGCCCTTTGATATCATCTTGCCCCTGGGCATTTCATTTTTTGCTTTTGAGTTTATCCACTATGTCGTAGATATCTACCGCGGTCACCAACCAATCAAGTCACTGCCTGCTTTTGCCCTGTTTGCCAGCTTTTTTCCCACACAAATTGCTGGACCAATCAAACGCTTTCAAGACTTTATCCCCCAATTTTTAGCCCCCGCTAAGCTAACAGTCAAAAGTTTTGACAATGGCATCAGCCTGATTCTTCTTGGTCTCTTCAAAAAAGTCTTGATAGCAGACAATCTCAGTTTTTTTGTACAGGGCGGCTTTAGTAAACCAGAGATTTTTTCGGGTCTCGATCTCTGGGTCTTTGCCTATGCCTTTGCCTTTCAAATTTATTTTGACTTCTCGGGCTATACCGATGTAGCCAGAGGCTCAGCCATGCTCTTTGGCTACAAAGTACCAGTCAATTTTAACTTGCCTTATATTGCCACTAATATCTCTGACTTCTGGCACCGCTGGCATATCTCACTGTCAACCTGGCTGAGAGACTATCTCTTTATTCCGCTTGGTGGCTCCCGTGGTGGCAAGCTTTTAAATTATCGCAATTTGCTTATTACGATGACCCTGGGTGGTCTCTGGCACGGTGCTGCCATGCACTTTTTGGTCTGGGGTGTTTATCATGGTGTGCTACTTGTACTACACAAGATTTTGCAACCAATAAAAGCAGCCGTACCACTACTTAAAAGCGCTATCGATAGTCTGCCTGGCAAAGTATTTTCATGGTTACTTACCTTCCATCTTATTTGTATTGGCTGGGTCTTCTTTAGAGCCGAGAGCAATAGCCTCGCTCTCACTATGCTGCAGCGGATGCTGACCTTGAGTCCTGTTTATGACAATGGCTCATTAACCAATGCAATTTTGCCCACTATAACTTTTCCTTTGATTTATCCCTGCATCCTTTTGATTTTACCTGTACTACTGGCTGGTCATCTGCTTTGCGGCTATATTGCCAAACACAATTTACTGGAGCGCACACCGACTTTTGCCCGTGCTGGTTTTATCTTACTCACTCTCTTTTGCGTCATTGTATTTTCGCCAGACAAATCACCCCGCTTTATTTACTTCCAGTTTTAA
- a CDS encoding rhomboid family intramembrane serine protease, with translation MQKGVGSPAQDLASEPNLNAVGRRFYWCCALVIVINIVVFAAMNAQMPLEGDNSFSAKHAVDWGASYGPSTFSGQPWRLIASAFIHYNFSHIGYNMAVLALLGSEVEKRFGSFKFFVIYLFAAVAGSCLSLLLSPVGAGAGASGACYGMGGAMLAYLMLQKSGFKPFPLSWFGVIGLVYLAQSFYFATVGGAGSANHIGGLIAGFFTGYTFYNAPSGAPRSHQTLGIAFIVASMVALFISVTYVPLDFRSNYKLAKAVHEFEEGNLAMARNQLLEYVKSQPQSPIGYFQLAGLAHLEKREHDAKRLYEQAEALNFDGPALLPDLADTCYEIGLNQEAVDCAYRGYKKSGELEILAKASDAYAELGQWDKAFEIARQLKEKRSTRRLGIICQSELLLWQGKTDQAIASLKELTDRAKVDVRANYLLATIYAVQGRYIESRQLVETLRSKVSKSKPYPFECTIYLALDDFRAASFSAENILKDKDNLADGSAAYGGIYKWFALYRDKDLVGQKQLSKRLDSQLRIKCWPYPLYQYLSGALSYEEVLKAADTAGKMTELETFVGLKDYVDGDNSSAYKQLKLVKDKGLKAYMEHDLASIIIARMERKVIDLHQ, from the coding sequence ATGCAAAAAGGAGTCGGAAGTCCAGCGCAAGATTTGGCTTCTGAGCCCAATTTGAACGCAGTCGGGCGCCGATTTTACTGGTGCTGTGCTCTTGTCATTGTCATTAACATAGTCGTTTTTGCCGCAATGAATGCTCAAATGCCCCTGGAGGGGGATAATTCATTTTCGGCCAAGCATGCCGTCGACTGGGGGGCTTCTTATGGACCCAGTACCTTTTCGGGACAGCCCTGGCGCCTCATAGCCTCGGCCTTCATTCACTATAATTTCAGTCATATTGGCTATAACATGGCTGTGCTGGCGCTGCTTGGCTCCGAAGTAGAGAAGCGTTTTGGCAGCTTTAAGTTTTTTGTGATTTATTTGTTTGCGGCTGTTGCTGGTAGCTGTCTCAGTTTGCTGCTTTCGCCTGTGGGTGCGGGGGCGGGAGCGTCTGGCGCTTGTTATGGTATGGGCGGCGCCATGCTTGCTTACCTGATGCTGCAAAAGAGTGGCTTTAAACCATTTCCGCTGAGCTGGTTTGGCGTGATTGGTTTGGTTTATTTAGCTCAGAGTTTTTATTTTGCTACTGTAGGCGGTGCTGGTAGTGCTAATCATATTGGTGGATTGATTGCCGGGTTTTTTACTGGTTATACCTTTTACAATGCCCCCAGTGGTGCCCCTCGCAGTCACCAGACCTTAGGCATTGCTTTTATTGTTGCTTCTATGGTGGCACTATTTATCAGTGTCACTTATGTACCCCTCGATTTTAGAAGCAATTACAAGCTGGCCAAAGCTGTTCATGAATTTGAAGAAGGCAATCTGGCAATGGCACGCAATCAGCTACTGGAGTATGTCAAGAGTCAGCCGCAGAGCCCTATTGGGTATTTTCAGCTAGCCGGCTTAGCTCACCTCGAGAAGCGTGAACATGACGCTAAGCGTCTATATGAACAGGCGGAGGCTCTAAATTTTGATGGTCCTGCACTACTTCCTGATCTCGCTGATACTTGCTACGAGATAGGACTGAATCAAGAAGCAGTGGACTGTGCTTACAGGGGTTATAAAAAGAGTGGTGAGCTGGAGATACTGGCCAAAGCGTCAGATGCCTATGCCGAACTCGGTCAGTGGGATAAAGCTTTTGAAATAGCCAGACAACTCAAAGAAAAGCGCAGCACCAGGAGACTGGGCATAATCTGCCAAAGCGAACTTTTGCTCTGGCAGGGCAAAACCGATCAAGCTATTGCATCACTAAAAGAATTGACTGACAGAGCAAAAGTTGATGTTAGAGCCAATTATTTGCTGGCCACAATTTATGCTGTGCAGGGACGGTATATAGAGAGTCGTCAGCTCGTCGAGACTCTACGTAGCAAAGTAAGTAAGAGCAAACCCTATCCTTTTGAATGCACTATTTATCTTGCTCTCGATGATTTTAGGGCAGCCAGTTTTAGTGCTGAAAACATACTCAAGGATAAAGACAATCTAGCTGATGGCTCTGCTGCTTATGGTGGCATCTACAAGTGGTTTGCTCTATACAGAGATAAAGATTTGGTCGGACAAAAACAATTGTCCAAGAGACTGGACTCCCAGCTGCGTATCAAATGCTGGCCTTATCCGCTCTATCAATATTTAAGTGGTGCACTGAGCTACGAAGAAGTACTCAAAGCTGCTGATACAGCAGGCAAAATGACTGAATTGGAGACCTTTGTTGGTCTCAAAGACTATGTTGACGGTGATAACAGCTCGGCCTATAAGCAGTTAAAGCTGGTCAAAGATAAGGGTCTAAAAGCTTATATGGAGCACGATCTGGCTAGCATAATCATTGCTCGCATGGAGCGCAAAGTTATTGATTTGCACCAGTGA
- a CDS encoding WG repeat-containing protein has translation MDFKTKMARQQTAQWALSMLAVVAISGCLPKPQATVAGKWGYINKTGQWVALPQLDAASNFGPKGAIVFQNKHLMRLNQETMKESDIPVGPDDKAELPALPTAYCAESEKGYKIMEGETVLFDPAQKPEELPPIFAENGLACAKFGTQYAFIDKDGKIAVGGRPFAEARPFQDGRAAVKMEGKWGFINKKGNFVIPPKYLDAGSFYGGVAPVKEKWVDPNQ, from the coding sequence ATGGATTTCAAGACAAAAATGGCAAGGCAACAAACAGCACAGTGGGCTTTATCAATGCTGGCAGTAGTAGCTATCAGTGGCTGCTTACCAAAACCACAAGCAACTGTCGCTGGCAAATGGGGTTATATCAACAAGACCGGTCAGTGGGTAGCACTGCCCCAATTGGACGCTGCATCCAATTTTGGACCCAAAGGGGCCATAGTCTTTCAAAATAAGCATTTGATGCGACTCAACCAGGAAACCATGAAAGAGTCAGACATCCCGGTAGGTCCAGACGATAAAGCCGAACTGCCAGCCTTGCCCACGGCATACTGTGCCGAATCAGAAAAAGGCTACAAAATCATGGAGGGCGAAACTGTCCTCTTTGACCCTGCCCAAAAACCAGAAGAGCTACCCCCGATTTTTGCAGAAAACGGACTTGCTTGCGCCAAGTTTGGCACTCAATATGCCTTTATCGATAAAGACGGTAAAATCGCCGTTGGCGGTCGTCCCTTTGCCGAAGCCAGACCCTTCCAGGACGGACGCGCCGCCGTAAAAATGGAAGGCAAATGGGGCTTTATCAACAAAAAAGGCAATTTTGTTATCCCTCCCAAATATCTCGATGCCGGCTCCTTTTATGGAGGCGTGGCGCCAGTCAAAGAAAAATGGGTCGATCCTAATCAATAA
- a CDS encoding DUF1574 family protein yields the protein MTVAPEIKKREEVSANRQDFLKSFVLLGLMAFLLVDNGLRLIYMSGTREHNALNFSPLKVSHRSWVYWNYKDLVDAPGSAQKPQIAIFGSSLMMAALHGGDAVYTGLPQNVVIHHRSKLFKDLIKKQTGATVDNFAFALGGEMVSDAYVLLAQMLEQKEHPRCLIYGIAPRDFTDNTLPSVASTEIYKYAERLTDLSSLDMEARPSLAAKAEYYLGKICFIYGHREDLLYIQHHWAQSLAKKLLGYKNVELNITPLHIRRQAFLELPEDCAVNEGFVTPPQVEQEPYIDNTAEYRGRYRKINAKQFALQMQYLERILTLAQKNKIEVILVNMPLTAENISLMPANFYSDYLKQVQTLAKRDGCTLVDLNSASLFPKNKFADSVHLNNRGGKHFFEVLVKELAQDVNTRKMLTGANQ from the coding sequence ATGACAGTAGCCCCCGAAATCAAAAAACGAGAAGAAGTGTCTGCCAACCGGCAGGACTTTTTGAAGAGCTTTGTTTTGCTGGGCCTTATGGCGTTTTTGCTGGTCGATAACGGACTCAGACTGATTTATATGAGCGGTACAAGAGAGCACAATGCGCTCAATTTTAGCCCGCTCAAAGTGTCGCACCGCAGCTGGGTCTATTGGAACTACAAAGATCTGGTGGACGCTCCGGGCTCGGCTCAAAAGCCCCAAATCGCAATTTTTGGTTCATCACTGATGATGGCAGCGCTCCATGGTGGTGACGCCGTATACACTGGACTGCCCCAAAACGTGGTAATCCATCACCGTAGTAAGCTCTTTAAAGACCTAATCAAAAAACAAACTGGTGCTACAGTGGATAATTTTGCCTTTGCTCTTGGTGGCGAAATGGTATCAGATGCTTATGTGCTTTTAGCCCAAATGTTGGAGCAAAAAGAACACCCTCGCTGCCTTATCTATGGCATAGCACCGCGAGATTTTACAGACAACACTCTGCCATCAGTGGCCAGTACAGAGATATACAAATACGCTGAGCGCTTGACCGACTTGTCCAGCTTGGATATGGAAGCCAGACCAAGTCTGGCAGCTAAAGCCGAATACTATCTGGGCAAGATTTGCTTTATCTATGGACATCGCGAAGACCTGCTCTATATCCAGCATCACTGGGCCCAAAGCCTGGCTAAAAAGCTACTGGGCTACAAAAATGTGGAGCTAAATATCACTCCACTACACATCAGACGGCAGGCATTTTTGGAATTGCCAGAAGACTGTGCTGTCAATGAAGGCTTTGTCACACCGCCCCAAGTGGAGCAAGAACCCTACATCGATAATACCGCCGAATACCGGGGTAGATACCGCAAAATCAATGCAAAACAATTTGCCCTACAGATGCAATATCTGGAGCGCATCCTCACACTCGCTCAAAAAAACAAAATTGAAGTGATATTGGTCAACATGCCTCTTACGGCCGAAAACATAAGTCTCATGCCCGCCAACTTTTATAGTGACTACCTAAAACAGGTGCAAACTCTGGCAAAGAGAGATGGTTGCACACTAGTCGACTTAAATTCAGCAAGTCTCTTTCCTAAAAACAAATTTGCTGACTCAGTGCACTTAAACAACCGTGGTGGCAAACACTTTTTTGAGGTACTGGTTAAAGAGCTTGCCCAGGATGTGAACACACGCAAAATGCTCACTGGTGCAAATCAATAA